Proteins encoded within one genomic window of Mesorhizobium sp. AR10:
- a CDS encoding MFS transporter: MTDSPNPAWHSPRSMARAGGLHGVGIYVLLAGAFLPVADFFIVNVALPTISTSLHATPAALELVVSVYGVAYAAMLVLGGRLGDRFGRHTLFLVGLAGFILASLGCGLAPTIDALIAARLVQGATAAMLVPQVLATFQATLQAERKTRAIALYGATSGIAAVVGQLAGGLLVSANLFGTSWRPIFLINIPLGIIVFFASRLVVPANRSPHPTGIDLPGTVLFAATLTALLVPLTEGHSLGWPAWTKMMLAAAVVLAVLTVIVERAAEARGEVPLLPPSLLRLPSMSRGLAMITLFSVGFGAFMFVFALTVQNGLGANPLESGLAILPMAVMFFIGSVVSPRMINRFGRGALAAGGLLQALGLALLIGIIVSGWPQVSLVELALPLVLIGAGQSMLFSGLFRAVLADVPAHLAGVGSGALITLQQSGLALGVATLGTLYLALQPAGIAQAFGTVIAIQLAIILVLALCTGLLPRFTKHQATAHPVEI; the protein is encoded by the coding sequence ATGACCGATTCACCAAACCCCGCCTGGCACTCGCCCCGCTCCATGGCCCGCGCCGGAGGGCTGCACGGGGTCGGCATCTACGTCTTGCTCGCCGGCGCCTTCCTGCCAGTCGCCGACTTCTTCATCGTCAACGTGGCGCTGCCGACGATCTCCACCTCGCTGCACGCGACACCGGCCGCGCTCGAGCTTGTGGTTTCCGTGTATGGCGTTGCCTATGCCGCCATGCTCGTGCTGGGCGGCCGGCTCGGCGATCGCTTTGGCCGGCACACGCTATTTCTGGTCGGGCTTGCCGGCTTCATCCTGGCGTCTCTGGGGTGCGGCCTGGCGCCGACCATCGACGCGCTGATCGCCGCCCGGCTGGTCCAGGGTGCCACGGCGGCCATGCTGGTGCCGCAGGTGCTGGCGACCTTCCAGGCGACGCTGCAGGCCGAACGCAAGACCCGGGCGATAGCGCTCTACGGCGCGACCTCGGGCATTGCCGCGGTTGTCGGTCAGCTCGCCGGCGGCCTGCTGGTCAGCGCCAATCTGTTCGGCACCTCCTGGCGACCGATCTTCCTGATCAACATCCCGCTCGGCATCATCGTGTTCTTCGCCTCGCGACTTGTCGTGCCGGCCAACCGCTCGCCGCACCCCACCGGCATCGACCTGCCCGGCACCGTGCTTTTTGCCGCCACGCTGACGGCCCTATTGGTGCCGCTGACCGAAGGCCACTCGCTCGGCTGGCCGGCATGGACAAAGATGATGCTGGCCGCCGCCGTGGTGCTCGCCGTCCTCACCGTGATCGTCGAACGGGCTGCCGAGGCGCGCGGCGAGGTGCCGTTGCTGCCGCCGTCGCTGCTCAGGCTGCCCTCGATGTCGCGGGGGCTGGCCATGATCACCCTGTTCAGCGTCGGCTTCGGCGCCTTCATGTTCGTCTTCGCGCTCACCGTGCAGAACGGGCTCGGCGCCAACCCGCTCGAAAGCGGCCTCGCCATCCTGCCGATGGCGGTGATGTTCTTCATCGGCTCCGTGGTCAGCCCGCGCATGATCAACCGCTTCGGCCGCGGCGCTCTTGCCGCGGGTGGCCTCTTGCAGGCGCTTGGACTGGCGTTGTTGATCGGCATCATCGTTTCCGGCTGGCCGCAGGTGAGCCTGGTCGAACTGGCCCTGCCCCTGGTGCTGATCGGCGCCGGACAATCGATGCTGTTTTCAGGCTTGTTCCGCGCCGTTCTCGCCGATGTTCCCGCGCACCTCGCCGGCGTCGGAAGCGGCGCTCTCATCACGCTGCAGCAGTCCGGGCTGGCGCTCGGCGTCGCAACGCTGGGCACGCTCTATCTGGCGCTGCAGCCGGCGGGCATTGCGCAAGCCTTCGGCACCGTCATCGCCATCCAGCTTGCGATCATCCTGGTGCTGGCGCTGTGCACCGGGCTGCTGCCGCGTTTCACCAAGCACCAGGCCACCGCCCATCCCGTGGAAATCTGA